The Lutra lutra chromosome 10, mLutLut1.2, whole genome shotgun sequence genome contains a region encoding:
- the NEU3 gene encoding sialidase-3 isoform X3: MEEVTSCSSNSPLFQQEDKRGVTYRIPALLYIPPTHTFLAFAEKRSTSRDEDALHLVLRRGLRTGHSVQWGPLLPLMEATLPGHRTMNPCPVWEQKSGCVYLFFICVRGHVTERQQVVSGRNAARLCFICSRDAGCSWSEVRDLTEEVIGTEVKRWATFAVGPGHGIQLQSGRLVIPAYAYYIPYWFFCFRLPCKAKPHSLMIYSDDLGATWHHGSLIKPMATVECEVAEVTGRAGDPVLYCSARTPNRCRAEAFSVNHGEYFQRPALSPQLCEPPHGCQGSVVSFRPMEILQGCQDPNGKDAPTGQQSPLLDSSPRLEQEAGPLSESWLLYSHPTSKKRRVNLGIYLNQTPLGAACWSRPWILHCGPCGYSDLAALEKEGLFGCLFECGTKRECEQIAFRLFTDREILSHMHEDCCSPGRSSEPTES; the protein is encoded by the exons ATGGAAGAAGTGACATCGTGCTCCTCCAACAGCCCTCTGTTCCAGCAGGAAGACAAGAGAGGGGTCACCTACCGGATCCCAGCTCTGCTctacatcccccccacccacaccttcCTGGCCTTTGCAGAGAAGCGCTCCACGAGCAGGGACGAGGACGCTCTCCACCTGGTGCTGAGGCGAGGGTTGAGGACTGGGCACTCGGTACAG TGGGGACCCCTGCTGCCGTTGATGGAAGCCACACTACCTGGGCATCGGACCATGAACCCCTGTCCTGTGTGGGAGCAGAAGAGTGGCTGCGTGTACCTATTCTTCATCTGTGTGCGGGGCCACGTCACCGAGCGTCAGCAGGTCGTGTCAGGCAGGAATGCGGCCCGCCTCTGCTTCATCTGCAGTCGGGACGCTGGCTGTTCGTGGAGCGAGGTGAGGGACCTGACTGAAGAGGTTATTGGCACCGAGGTGAAGCGCTGGGCCACATTTGCTGTGGGCccgggtcatgggatccagctgCAGTCGGGGAGGCTGGTCATCCCTGCATATGCCTACTACATCCCTTACTGGTTCTTTTGCTTCCGGCTACCATGTAAAGCCAAGCCTCATTCCCTGATGATCTACAGTGATGACCTGGGGGCCACCTGGCACCATGGCAGCCTCATTAAGCCCATGGCAACCGTGGAGTGTGAAGTGGCAGAAGTGACCGGGAGGGCGGGCGACCCCGTGCTGTATTGCAGCGCCCGGACACCAAACAGGTGCCGGGCAGAGGCTTTCAGCGTTAACCATGGTGAATACTTTCAGAGACCAGCCCTGAGCCCTCAGCTCTGTGAGCCCCCGCATGGCTGCCAAGGCAGTGTGGTGAGTTTCCGGCCCATGGAGATCCTTCAAGGGTGCCAGGACCCTAATGGCAAAGATGCTCCTACCGGTCAGCAGAGCCCTCTGCTGGACAGCTCACCGAGGCTAGAGCAGGAAGCCGGCCCACTGTCTGAGTCTTGGCTCTTGTACTCCCACCCAACCAGTAAGAAGCGGAGGGTCAACTTAGGCATCTACCTCAACCAGACCCCCTTGGGGGCTGCCTGCTGGTCCCGCCCGTGGATCTTGCACTGCGGGCCCTGTGGCTACTCTGATTTGGCTGCTTTGGAAAAGGAGGGCTTGTTTGGGTGTTTGTTTGAGTGTGGGACCAAACGAGAGTGTGAGCAGATTGCCTTCCGCCTGTTTACAGACCGAGAGATCCTGAGCCACATGCACGAGGACTGCTGCAGCCCTGGTAGGAGCTCTGAGCCAACTGAAAGCTAA
- the NEU3 gene encoding sialidase-3 isoform X4, with product MEATLPGHRTMNPCPVWEQKSGCVYLFFICVRGHVTERQQVVSGRNAARLCFICSRDAGCSWSEVRDLTEEVIGTEVKRWATFAVGPGHGIQLQSGRLVIPAYAYYIPYWFFCFRLPCKAKPHSLMIYSDDLGATWHHGSLIKPMATVECEVAEVTGRAGDPVLYCSARTPNRCRAEAFSVNHGEYFQRPALSPQLCEPPHGCQGSVVSFRPMEILQGCQDPNGKDAPTGQQSPLLDSSPRLEQEAGPLSESWLLYSHPTSKKRRVNLGIYLNQTPLGAACWSRPWILHCGPCGYSDLAALEKEGLFGCLFECGTKRECEQIAFRLFTDREILSHMHEDCCSPGRSSEPTES from the coding sequence ATGGAAGCCACACTACCTGGGCATCGGACCATGAACCCCTGTCCTGTGTGGGAGCAGAAGAGTGGCTGCGTGTACCTATTCTTCATCTGTGTGCGGGGCCACGTCACCGAGCGTCAGCAGGTCGTGTCAGGCAGGAATGCGGCCCGCCTCTGCTTCATCTGCAGTCGGGACGCTGGCTGTTCGTGGAGCGAGGTGAGGGACCTGACTGAAGAGGTTATTGGCACCGAGGTGAAGCGCTGGGCCACATTTGCTGTGGGCccgggtcatgggatccagctgCAGTCGGGGAGGCTGGTCATCCCTGCATATGCCTACTACATCCCTTACTGGTTCTTTTGCTTCCGGCTACCATGTAAAGCCAAGCCTCATTCCCTGATGATCTACAGTGATGACCTGGGGGCCACCTGGCACCATGGCAGCCTCATTAAGCCCATGGCAACCGTGGAGTGTGAAGTGGCAGAAGTGACCGGGAGGGCGGGCGACCCCGTGCTGTATTGCAGCGCCCGGACACCAAACAGGTGCCGGGCAGAGGCTTTCAGCGTTAACCATGGTGAATACTTTCAGAGACCAGCCCTGAGCCCTCAGCTCTGTGAGCCCCCGCATGGCTGCCAAGGCAGTGTGGTGAGTTTCCGGCCCATGGAGATCCTTCAAGGGTGCCAGGACCCTAATGGCAAAGATGCTCCTACCGGTCAGCAGAGCCCTCTGCTGGACAGCTCACCGAGGCTAGAGCAGGAAGCCGGCCCACTGTCTGAGTCTTGGCTCTTGTACTCCCACCCAACCAGTAAGAAGCGGAGGGTCAACTTAGGCATCTACCTCAACCAGACCCCCTTGGGGGCTGCCTGCTGGTCCCGCCCGTGGATCTTGCACTGCGGGCCCTGTGGCTACTCTGATTTGGCTGCTTTGGAAAAGGAGGGCTTGTTTGGGTGTTTGTTTGAGTGTGGGACCAAACGAGAGTGTGAGCAGATTGCCTTCCGCCTGTTTACAGACCGAGAGATCCTGAGCCACATGCACGAGGACTGCTGCAGCCCTGGTAGGAGCTCTGAGCCAACTGAAAGCTAA
- the NEU3 gene encoding sialidase-3 isoform X1, which yields MEEPGSREEVMEEVTSCSSNSPLFQQEDKRGVTYRIPALLYIPPTHTFLAFAEKRSTSRDEDALHLVLRRGLRTGHSVQWGPLLPLMEATLPGHRTMNPCPVWEQKSGCVYLFFICVRGHVTERQQVVSGRNAARLCFICSRDAGCSWSEVRDLTEEVIGTEVKRWATFAVGPGHGIQLQSGRLVIPAYAYYIPYWFFCFRLPCKAKPHSLMIYSDDLGATWHHGSLIKPMATVECEVAEVTGRAGDPVLYCSARTPNRCRAEAFSVNHGEYFQRPALSPQLCEPPHGCQGSVVSFRPMEILQGCQDPNGKDAPTGQQSPLLDSSPRLEQEAGPLSESWLLYSHPTSKKRRVNLGIYLNQTPLGAACWSRPWILHCGPCGYSDLAALEKEGLFGCLFECGTKRECEQIAFRLFTDREILSHMHEDCCSPGRSSEPTES from the exons AGGTCATGGAAGAAGTGACATCGTGCTCCTCCAACAGCCCTCTGTTCCAGCAGGAAGACAAGAGAGGGGTCACCTACCGGATCCCAGCTCTGCTctacatcccccccacccacaccttcCTGGCCTTTGCAGAGAAGCGCTCCACGAGCAGGGACGAGGACGCTCTCCACCTGGTGCTGAGGCGAGGGTTGAGGACTGGGCACTCGGTACAG TGGGGACCCCTGCTGCCGTTGATGGAAGCCACACTACCTGGGCATCGGACCATGAACCCCTGTCCTGTGTGGGAGCAGAAGAGTGGCTGCGTGTACCTATTCTTCATCTGTGTGCGGGGCCACGTCACCGAGCGTCAGCAGGTCGTGTCAGGCAGGAATGCGGCCCGCCTCTGCTTCATCTGCAGTCGGGACGCTGGCTGTTCGTGGAGCGAGGTGAGGGACCTGACTGAAGAGGTTATTGGCACCGAGGTGAAGCGCTGGGCCACATTTGCTGTGGGCccgggtcatgggatccagctgCAGTCGGGGAGGCTGGTCATCCCTGCATATGCCTACTACATCCCTTACTGGTTCTTTTGCTTCCGGCTACCATGTAAAGCCAAGCCTCATTCCCTGATGATCTACAGTGATGACCTGGGGGCCACCTGGCACCATGGCAGCCTCATTAAGCCCATGGCAACCGTGGAGTGTGAAGTGGCAGAAGTGACCGGGAGGGCGGGCGACCCCGTGCTGTATTGCAGCGCCCGGACACCAAACAGGTGCCGGGCAGAGGCTTTCAGCGTTAACCATGGTGAATACTTTCAGAGACCAGCCCTGAGCCCTCAGCTCTGTGAGCCCCCGCATGGCTGCCAAGGCAGTGTGGTGAGTTTCCGGCCCATGGAGATCCTTCAAGGGTGCCAGGACCCTAATGGCAAAGATGCTCCTACCGGTCAGCAGAGCCCTCTGCTGGACAGCTCACCGAGGCTAGAGCAGGAAGCCGGCCCACTGTCTGAGTCTTGGCTCTTGTACTCCCACCCAACCAGTAAGAAGCGGAGGGTCAACTTAGGCATCTACCTCAACCAGACCCCCTTGGGGGCTGCCTGCTGGTCCCGCCCGTGGATCTTGCACTGCGGGCCCTGTGGCTACTCTGATTTGGCTGCTTTGGAAAAGGAGGGCTTGTTTGGGTGTTTGTTTGAGTGTGGGACCAAACGAGAGTGTGAGCAGATTGCCTTCCGCCTGTTTACAGACCGAGAGATCCTGAGCCACATGCACGAGGACTGCTGCAGCCCTGGTAGGAGCTCTGAGCCAACTGAAAGCTAA
- the NEU3 gene encoding sialidase-3 isoform X2 produces the protein MEEPGSREEVMEEVTSCSSNSPLFQQEDKRGVTYRIPALLYIPPTHTFLAFAEKRSTSRDEDALHLVLRRGLRTGHSWGPLLPLMEATLPGHRTMNPCPVWEQKSGCVYLFFICVRGHVTERQQVVSGRNAARLCFICSRDAGCSWSEVRDLTEEVIGTEVKRWATFAVGPGHGIQLQSGRLVIPAYAYYIPYWFFCFRLPCKAKPHSLMIYSDDLGATWHHGSLIKPMATVECEVAEVTGRAGDPVLYCSARTPNRCRAEAFSVNHGEYFQRPALSPQLCEPPHGCQGSVVSFRPMEILQGCQDPNGKDAPTGQQSPLLDSSPRLEQEAGPLSESWLLYSHPTSKKRRVNLGIYLNQTPLGAACWSRPWILHCGPCGYSDLAALEKEGLFGCLFECGTKRECEQIAFRLFTDREILSHMHEDCCSPGRSSEPTES, from the exons AGGTCATGGAAGAAGTGACATCGTGCTCCTCCAACAGCCCTCTGTTCCAGCAGGAAGACAAGAGAGGGGTCACCTACCGGATCCCAGCTCTGCTctacatcccccccacccacaccttcCTGGCCTTTGCAGAGAAGCGCTCCACGAGCAGGGACGAGGACGCTCTCCACCTGGTGCTGAGGCGAGGGTTGAGGACTGGGCACTCG TGGGGACCCCTGCTGCCGTTGATGGAAGCCACACTACCTGGGCATCGGACCATGAACCCCTGTCCTGTGTGGGAGCAGAAGAGTGGCTGCGTGTACCTATTCTTCATCTGTGTGCGGGGCCACGTCACCGAGCGTCAGCAGGTCGTGTCAGGCAGGAATGCGGCCCGCCTCTGCTTCATCTGCAGTCGGGACGCTGGCTGTTCGTGGAGCGAGGTGAGGGACCTGACTGAAGAGGTTATTGGCACCGAGGTGAAGCGCTGGGCCACATTTGCTGTGGGCccgggtcatgggatccagctgCAGTCGGGGAGGCTGGTCATCCCTGCATATGCCTACTACATCCCTTACTGGTTCTTTTGCTTCCGGCTACCATGTAAAGCCAAGCCTCATTCCCTGATGATCTACAGTGATGACCTGGGGGCCACCTGGCACCATGGCAGCCTCATTAAGCCCATGGCAACCGTGGAGTGTGAAGTGGCAGAAGTGACCGGGAGGGCGGGCGACCCCGTGCTGTATTGCAGCGCCCGGACACCAAACAGGTGCCGGGCAGAGGCTTTCAGCGTTAACCATGGTGAATACTTTCAGAGACCAGCCCTGAGCCCTCAGCTCTGTGAGCCCCCGCATGGCTGCCAAGGCAGTGTGGTGAGTTTCCGGCCCATGGAGATCCTTCAAGGGTGCCAGGACCCTAATGGCAAAGATGCTCCTACCGGTCAGCAGAGCCCTCTGCTGGACAGCTCACCGAGGCTAGAGCAGGAAGCCGGCCCACTGTCTGAGTCTTGGCTCTTGTACTCCCACCCAACCAGTAAGAAGCGGAGGGTCAACTTAGGCATCTACCTCAACCAGACCCCCTTGGGGGCTGCCTGCTGGTCCCGCCCGTGGATCTTGCACTGCGGGCCCTGTGGCTACTCTGATTTGGCTGCTTTGGAAAAGGAGGGCTTGTTTGGGTGTTTGTTTGAGTGTGGGACCAAACGAGAGTGTGAGCAGATTGCCTTCCGCCTGTTTACAGACCGAGAGATCCTGAGCCACATGCACGAGGACTGCTGCAGCCCTGGTAGGAGCTCTGAGCCAACTGAAAGCTAA